The following are encoded together in the Flavihumibacter fluvii genome:
- a CDS encoding ABC transporter ATP-binding protein yields MIQIKDLHYSYGSKPVFSGLSLELHPGHIYGLLGKNGTGKSTLLRTIGGLLFPRQGSIQVLGYNPGKRQPDFLRQVFMVPEEFYFPNISIKAFVAGNAPFYPNYSQEQFDRYLQEFSIPLDQLLQEMSYGQKKKLLISFALACNTPVLLMDEPTNGLDIMSKSQFRKVMAGAVADNKCILISTHQVKDLENLIDRITIIDEGNILFDQTVDRICNRLNFKISFDSDEIRTAIYQETSLKGNAIITSNNEEEDSRIDLEMLYKAIVTNKEAVHAAFK; encoded by the coding sequence ATGATTCAGATTAAAGACCTCCATTATAGTTACGGGAGCAAGCCTGTTTTTTCGGGGTTGTCGCTGGAACTGCACCCTGGGCATATATATGGACTACTTGGTAAAAACGGTACAGGTAAATCAACCCTGCTGCGCACCATCGGCGGATTGCTCTTTCCCAGGCAGGGTAGTATACAGGTCTTAGGCTACAATCCCGGAAAACGCCAGCCAGATTTCCTGCGCCAGGTTTTTATGGTTCCGGAAGAGTTCTATTTTCCCAATATTTCCATCAAGGCCTTTGTCGCCGGAAATGCACCTTTTTACCCGAATTACAGCCAGGAGCAATTCGATCGGTACCTGCAGGAGTTTTCCATTCCACTGGACCAGCTTCTCCAGGAAATGAGTTATGGCCAGAAGAAAAAACTGCTCATCAGTTTTGCCCTGGCCTGCAATACACCGGTATTGTTGATGGATGAACCTACAAACGGCCTCGATATTATGAGCAAGAGCCAGTTCCGCAAGGTGATGGCCGGCGCGGTGGCTGATAATAAATGTATCCTCATCAGTACCCACCAGGTGAAAGACCTCGAAAACCTGATCGATCGTATCACCATTATTGATGAAGGAAATATTCTCTTCGACCAAACGGTTGACCGCATTTGTAACCGTTTAAACTTTAAGATTTCCTTCGACAGCGATGAGATCAGGACAGCTATTTACCAGGAAACTTCCCTGAAAGGCAACGCAATCATTACTTCTAATAATGAAGAAGAAGATAGTCGCATTGACCTTGAAATGCTCTATAAGGCCATCGTCACCAATAAAGAAGCAGTGCATGCTGCTTTCAAATAG
- a CDS encoding GntR family transcriptional regulator — translation MQFNNNGQAIYLQIVDYICEKILLGEYKAEDKIPSVRELAMQLEVNPNTVARAYELLRQQQLIFDKRGIGYFISDEAKSIALTYRKQEFSEKELPALFRIMFMLGMEPKDLSPAYENFKNKHAAA, via the coding sequence ATGCAATTCAATAATAACGGCCAGGCAATTTACCTGCAGATCGTTGACTATATCTGCGAAAAGATTTTGCTGGGTGAATACAAAGCTGAGGATAAGATTCCCAGTGTGCGGGAACTGGCCATGCAACTGGAAGTTAATCCCAATACTGTAGCCAGGGCTTACGAGCTGTTACGCCAGCAACAATTGATCTTCGATAAAAGGGGCATCGGGTATTTCATTTCGGATGAAGCAAAATCCATTGCACTCACTTACCGAAAGCAGGAATTTTCGGAAAAAGAATTACCCGCATTGTTCCGCATCATGTTTATGCTGGGTATGGAACCTAAAGACCTTTCCCCTGCCTATGAGAATTTTAAAAACAAACACGCAGCTGCTTAA
- a CDS encoding NADP-dependent malic enzyme, whose protein sequence is MSKETRRSEALEYHAKGKPGKIEVVPTKEAKTQRDLSLAYSPGVAEPCKEIAANRENVYKYTAKGNLVAVISNGTAVLGLGDIGPEASKPVMEGKAVLFKIFADIDVFDIEVNEKDPVKFVEIVKALEPTFGGINLEDIKAPECFYIEQELKKQLNIPVMHDDQHGTAIISSAALLNALELQKKKIEKVRFVINGAGAAAMACIKLYISLGARHENFIVFDKDGVLHKDRTDLGPDRLPFAVKSADWTLAKALKEADVFLGLSVANVVDAEMVKSMAKNPIVFAMANPDPEIAYEIAVGARKDIIMATGRSDYPNQVNNVLGFPFIFRGALDVRARQINEAMKLAAVHALAELAKGPVPEIVNLAYNEKNISFGPTYIIPKPLDPRLLSTVAPAVAKAAIDSGVAMTTISDWNAYALELNRRLGLDNQLMRVLGSKARGNPKRLVFAEADNLKILKAAQIIFEEGVAYPILLGDEKKIKSIAAENNIDLDTIPIIDPRSDDQEEKRRMYSQLFFQKRQRKGMNKYESFKMMKDRNYFGCMMVETGDADAMISGLTRNYDETIRPAIQVIGTEDGVKKIAGMYLLLTKKGPLFLADTTVNFNPTAEELAEITLLVAKEVRNFNLTPRIAMMSYSNFGSSASPEARLVSDARRLVKERHPSLMVDGEMQANIAFNKEILKENYPFSELVDQDVNTLIFPNLAAGNVAYNLLKEVGGADAIGPILLGIKKPVHVLQLGSSVRSIFNMALVAVIDAQMKCAKTPTQEIVTKSKWWKKFKKVSRDM, encoded by the coding sequence ATGAGTAAAGAAACCAGACGATCGGAAGCCCTGGAATACCATGCCAAGGGGAAGCCCGGTAAAATTGAAGTGGTTCCTACGAAAGAAGCAAAAACCCAACGTGATTTATCACTAGCTTATAGTCCGGGTGTTGCCGAACCTTGTAAAGAGATTGCCGCCAACCGCGAAAATGTGTACAAATACACCGCAAAAGGCAACCTAGTAGCGGTGATCAGTAATGGCACAGCGGTGCTGGGCCTGGGAGATATAGGTCCGGAAGCCAGCAAACCAGTCATGGAAGGGAAAGCGGTACTGTTTAAGATTTTTGCAGATATCGATGTATTTGATATAGAGGTGAATGAAAAAGACCCCGTAAAATTTGTAGAGATCGTCAAAGCGCTGGAGCCAACATTTGGTGGCATTAACCTGGAAGACATCAAGGCCCCGGAGTGTTTTTATATAGAGCAGGAATTAAAGAAACAGCTGAACATCCCGGTGATGCATGATGACCAGCACGGAACGGCCATCATCAGTTCGGCAGCCCTATTGAATGCACTTGAGCTTCAAAAGAAGAAAATCGAAAAAGTGCGGTTTGTGATCAACGGTGCAGGTGCGGCAGCGATGGCCTGCATTAAATTATATATCTCGTTGGGAGCCCGCCATGAGAATTTTATTGTATTTGACAAGGATGGCGTTTTACATAAGGACAGGACCGACCTTGGCCCGGACAGATTGCCATTTGCCGTTAAATCGGCAGACTGGACATTAGCAAAGGCCTTAAAGGAAGCGGATGTATTCCTGGGATTAAGCGTTGCCAATGTAGTGGATGCGGAAATGGTGAAAAGCATGGCCAAAAACCCGATCGTGTTTGCTATGGCCAACCCGGATCCGGAAATAGCCTATGAAATAGCCGTTGGAGCAAGAAAAGATATCATCATGGCAACGGGCCGAAGCGATTATCCCAACCAGGTCAATAATGTACTGGGGTTCCCATTTATTTTCAGGGGTGCCCTGGATGTGCGGGCAAGGCAGATCAATGAAGCCATGAAACTGGCCGCCGTCCATGCTTTGGCCGAACTGGCGAAGGGTCCGGTTCCTGAAATTGTGAACCTTGCCTATAATGAAAAGAACATCAGTTTTGGCCCGACCTATATCATACCCAAACCACTTGATCCGAGGTTATTAAGCACCGTTGCCCCAGCTGTAGCAAAGGCGGCCATAGACAGTGGAGTAGCTATGACGACCATTTCTGACTGGAATGCCTATGCTCTTGAACTGAACCGCAGGCTTGGGCTAGACAACCAGTTGATGCGGGTACTGGGAAGTAAAGCCCGTGGAAACCCGAAGCGGCTGGTATTTGCAGAAGCCGATAACCTCAAGATCCTGAAAGCAGCGCAGATCATATTTGAAGAAGGCGTCGCCTATCCCATCCTGTTAGGGGATGAGAAAAAAATCAAATCCATTGCAGCGGAAAATAATATTGATCTCGATACTATTCCCATTATTGATCCGCGAAGTGATGACCAGGAGGAGAAACGAAGGATGTATTCGCAGTTATTTTTCCAGAAGCGGCAACGTAAGGGCATGAATAAATATGAGTCTTTCAAGATGATGAAAGACCGCAATTATTTTGGCTGTATGATGGTGGAGACCGGTGATGCCGATGCCATGATATCTGGATTAACGAGGAATTATGACGAGACTATCAGGCCCGCCATCCAGGTAATTGGTACAGAAGACGGCGTAAAAAAGATCGCCGGCATGTATCTTTTATTAACAAAAAAGGGGCCGCTATTCCTTGCAGACACCACGGTAAATTTCAATCCGACCGCAGAGGAGCTGGCAGAAATAACGCTACTGGTCGCTAAAGAAGTACGCAATTTCAACCTGACCCCAAGGATTGCGATGATGAGCTACTCCAATTTTGGCAGTAGTGCTTCACCGGAAGCCAGGCTGGTGTCTGATGCGCGCAGGCTGGTAAAAGAGCGGCATCCATCATTGATGGTGGATGGTGAGATGCAGGCCAATATTGCTTTTAACAAAGAGATCCTGAAAGAGAACTATCCGTTCAGTGAGTTGGTTGACCAGGATGTAAATACACTGATCTTCCCCAACCTCGCTGCGGGTAACGTTGCCTACAACCTGCTGAAGGAAGTGGGTGGCGCGGATGCAATCGGGCCAATATTACTGGGCATCAAAAAGCCGGTGCATGTCCTGCAATTAGGCAGTTCGGTAAGGAGCATCTTTAATATGGCATTGGTGGCAGTGATCGATGCGCAAATGAAATGCGCCAAAACCCCCACACAGGAAATCGTCACCAAATCGAAGTGGTGGAAAAAGTTTAAAAAGGTATCGCGGGACATGTAA